CTTATGTTTGGGGCGGATCGTCACCGGCCGGTTTTGACTGCAGCGGCTTCATCTACTACACGCTGAACAAAGCGGGCCATGATATCGGCCGTACGAATGCCCAGGGCTATTACAACATGGCGGATAAAGTGAGCAACCCGCAGCCGGGCGACCTCGTATTCTTCGCCGGCACGTACAAAGCGGGCATCTCGCACATCGGGATCTATCTCGGCAACGGTAAGATGATTTCCGCTAACGGCGGCAGCGTCAATATCGATAGCGTCTACGGCCCGTACTGGGGCGACCATTTCGCCGGTTTCGGCAGAATATAATTTCAGCCATAACGAAACCCGATCAGGTAACTCCTGGTCGGGTTTTTTGCTGTGACTTTTTAAATGATCCAAAAGAAAAAACAGCTGTGTGTGCAATTGTTTCCATTACCAACGGGAGTTCTGGCTGTATTTACGTTTTTTCCACTCCCGGAAATTCCATTTGCTGTCCTCTTCTTCTTTGTTTTTTCCAAACAGCGGCGTTGTCCGGAAAACGATGTATTTATTGAAAAAGAAGCTCGCTTGGAAAGACGCATACATCGAAATTCCTTTCGCGATATTCGTATCGACCCAGCCCGGAAACAACGGCAGTTTATCCAACAGCCAAATGCCGGCCAAAAATATTCCATTGGCGATAAACATACTGACAATGGCTTGGCTGATGAATGGAATCAATTGTTTTTTGCTTTTCCTTACTTTGAAAGTATATTTCGAATTCCATATATAACTGTTGGTAACAGCTGCTGTGTAAGCAATGGTATTGAATAGCATCAGCAAGGATGTATCTTTAGTCGGAAACAGCACCAGTAAGGTATTCAGCACCAGCAAGTCCAGTGCGGCACAAAGAAGACCGATCACGCTGTAATTTGCATACTGGATGAGTCCGCGTTTATTGCGTTTGAAGAATTTCATATTTCCACCACTCAATTATTTTGACGTCATGCGTCTCCTGTTTCCGGATTCCTCTGTTTCTTCCTATTTACCCGTTCATCATAACAAATTAACCGCGTTAATTCGTGCCTGGCCAGCGATTCATCGCTGAGAGCCATCACATTTGTCCAAATTCACCTTTTCGGAATACTTTCAAGTATCAGTCAGGTTCTCACAACATCTCTTTGGCTTCGCGAGGTAATTGCCGTATGGACTGCAAGAACTTAGTCATGTTTTGGTCTGCTTCATGCGGATAGGAAAATCCGAATTTCTTTGCCACTTCCGTCGCGAGCAGCCGGAACAATTCACATGCCGTGAACAGCGCCTGCCACATATTATCTCCTTGCGAGTCTGCATAGGTTTGTTCATATAACATCCAGCAGTCAGCAGGTAAGTACTTTTTAAAATACTTGCCCATCTTGCCGGCCGAGCGCTGGAAGCCGGACTCCATCCCGATATACCAGGCCGTCATGTCATCCAATGGCGCCCGGACAATCTCCTCGAATATCTTCTTTGCATAAGGCAACTCATCCCGCCAGATTCCTTTTGCCACATTTTGAAGACACCACCAGAATTCATTGCAGGCCGCGTCGAATTGCGGTGCTGTCGGTCGCTGTTCCCAGTAATCTTTGTCGGATGACGGCGGAATTCCTGGCAGTAATCCATCTTTATCCAGCAGCGGAACGGTCAATGAATCAGCGAGGGCTTCAGCCGGGGCTGCCGATACTGCCAGCAGCCGCAAGTCCAGCCGGTTGCCATCGTCGAATAGCATTAAATACATATAAGACCGTTCCATATCAGTCTTCCAGCCCCGTGCGTGATCCAACTGGTCCGGTTCCTGCATCATGGTCCGGCTGCCAAAACGGTCGATCCAGGCAGGATTCTGCCGAAACGATTCGATATCCGTCACCGCATAAACAATGTCGTAATCCTGCATCCTATCTCTCGGCGCATTCGCGTCCGCCCGCGACCCGTTCATCCAGACAGCGCGGATCCGCTCATCCGCTATGGCCGTATGTAAGATGAGATCCATCATTTCCTGTTCATTTCGCATGCCTTACTCCTCCATCGGTGATCGCTTTTACTCTTATTGACAGCCGGGCAATCAGCGGCTTTCTCATCAAATTCTAATCTTTTTATCATTTTTTTGACCCGTTATTGCGGGTATACTATTAATAGTATACAAGAGGAGATGTTCTTATGCAGAAAAACAAGAAACTGGCAATCGCCGGAGCCGCCTCTGCAC
Above is a genomic segment from Planococcus lenghuensis containing:
- a CDS encoding aminoglycoside 6-adenylyltransferase, translated to MRNEQEMMDLILHTAIADERIRAVWMNGSRADANAPRDRMQDYDIVYAVTDIESFRQNPAWIDRFGSRTMMQEPDQLDHARGWKTDMERSYMYLMLFDDGNRLDLRLLAVSAAPAEALADSLTVPLLDKDGLLPGIPPSSDKDYWEQRPTAPQFDAACNEFWWCLQNVAKGIWRDELPYAKKIFEEIVRAPLDDMTAWYIGMESGFQRSAGKMGKYFKKYLPADCWMLYEQTYADSQGDNMWQALFTACELFRLLATEVAKKFGFSYPHEADQNMTKFLQSIRQLPREAKEML
- a CDS encoding GtrA family protein, encoding MKFFKRNKRGLIQYANYSVIGLLCAALDLLVLNTLLVLFPTKDTSLLMLFNTIAYTAAVTNSYIWNSKYTFKVRKSKKQLIPFISQAIVSMFIANGIFLAGIWLLDKLPLFPGWVDTNIAKGISMYASFQASFFFNKYIVFRTTPLFGKNKEEEDSKWNFREWKKRKYSQNSRW